From the genome of Nitrosomonas sp., one region includes:
- the speE gene encoding polyamine aminopropyltransferase, giving the protein MNGLHLIGDLSGCLCDPQRLLDGTGFKEKCIDLVRNSGLTVMDTTFKQFDDSGFTGTVVLAESHVAIHTWPENNGLTLDVYVCNYSADNSIKAHKLFDAIVAYFQPEEIAKHEIARGEHLLVEPLNDSIGFYVKASRQIGEWRTKYQKLSIYDTPQYGKIFRLDDYNMTSEREEFVYHENLIHPALTVHDAPRNVLIIGGGDGGSSEEALKHPSVERVTMVEIDEEVVRIAKEHFQAVHNGVFDNPRLQVIVDDGMKFVRETQNKFDLIALDLNDPVGPAAALYSVEFFQQCRQALNPEGLLTLHIGSPTAQPERVAELAQRLHGVFNIMRPYTMYIPLYGAQWALAVCSEQLDPKAFSPEEIDRRIKARNLQQLQFYNGDTHQGVFALPNFVRDLVEK; this is encoded by the coding sequence ATGAACGGTTTGCATCTAATTGGTGATTTGAGCGGTTGCCTTTGCGACCCGCAACGCCTGCTCGATGGCACCGGTTTTAAAGAAAAATGCATCGATTTGGTGCGGAATTCCGGCTTGACGGTGATGGATACCACATTCAAGCAGTTTGATGATTCGGGATTTACGGGAACAGTTGTTCTTGCCGAGTCACATGTTGCAATCCATACCTGGCCTGAAAATAACGGATTAACGCTGGATGTTTATGTATGCAACTATAGTGCTGACAACAGCATTAAGGCGCATAAATTGTTTGATGCAATCGTTGCATATTTTCAGCCGGAAGAAATTGCCAAACATGAAATAGCGCGCGGCGAGCATCTGCTTGTCGAACCGCTGAATGATTCAATCGGTTTCTATGTCAAGGCCAGTCGGCAAATCGGAGAATGGCGAACCAAATACCAGAAGCTTTCGATTTACGATACCCCGCAATATGGAAAGATTTTCCGTCTGGACGATTACAATATGACTTCCGAGCGGGAAGAGTTTGTTTATCATGAAAATCTGATTCACCCCGCATTGACAGTTCACGATGCGCCAAGAAATGTACTCATCATTGGTGGCGGTGATGGCGGTTCATCCGAAGAGGCGTTGAAACATCCGTCGGTTGAGCGGGTGACCATGGTCGAAATTGATGAAGAAGTTGTCAGGATAGCCAAGGAACATTTTCAAGCGGTACATAACGGCGTGTTTGACAATCCCCGATTGCAGGTGATTGTGGATGACGGCATGAAATTTGTGCGTGAAACCCAGAATAAATTCGACCTGATTGCACTGGATCTTAATGATCCGGTGGGACCGGCCGCAGCGCTTTACTCAGTGGAATTCTTCCAGCAATGCCGTCAGGCACTGAATCCGGAGGGTTTGCTGACACTTCATATCGGCTCGCCGACGGCGCAACCCGAGCGCGTTGCTGAACTCGCACAACGCCTGCACGGTGTTTTCAATATTATGCGGCCCTATACCATGTACATACCACTCTATGGCGCACAGTGGGCCTTGGCCGTATGTTCCGAACAACTTGATCCAAAAGCATTTTCGCCTGAAGAGATTGACCGGCGCATTAAAGCGCGTAATCTACAGCAATTGCAGTTTTACAATGGCGATACTCACCAGGGCGTTTTTGCGCTGCCAAATTTTGTGCGCGATCTGGTTGAAAAATAA